A single region of the Eulemur rufifrons isolate Redbay chromosome 8, OSU_ERuf_1, whole genome shotgun sequence genome encodes:
- the UBIAD1 gene encoding ubiA prenyltransferase domain-containing protein 1, with protein sequence MAASQALGEKINILAGETVKVGERDPPGNDCPEQDRLPQRSWRQKCASYVLALRPWSFSASLTPVALGSALAYRSQGVLDPRLLVGCAVAVLAVHGAGNLVNTYYDFSKGIDHKKSDDRTLVDRILEPQDVVRFGVFLYTLGCVCAACLYSVSPLKLEHLALIYFGGLSGSFLYTGGIGFKYVALGDLIILITFGPLAVMFAYAVQVGSLAIFPLVYAIPLALSTEAILHSNNTRDMESDREAGIVTLAILIGPTFSYILYNTLLFLPYLVFSILAVHCSISLALPLLTIPMAFSLERQFRSQAFNKLPQRTAKLNLLLGLFYVFGIILAPVGSLPKL encoded by the exons ATGGCGGCCTCGCAGGCCCTGGGGGAGAAGATTAACATCCTGGCGGGAGAGACTGTCAAGGTCGGGGAGAGGGACCCGCCGGGCAACGACTGTCCCGAGCAGGACAGGCTACCCCAGCGCTCCTGGAGGCAGAAGTGCGCCTCCTACGTGCTGGCCTTGAGGCCTTGGAGCTTCAGTGCCTCACTCACCCCCGTGGCCCTGGGCAGTGCCCTTGCATACAGATCTCAGGGCGTCCTGGATCCCAGGCTATTGGTGGGTTGTGCCGTGGCTGTCCTGGCTGTGCACGGGGCCGGCAATTTGGTCAACACTTACTATGACTTTTCCAAGGGCATTGACCACAAAAAGAGTGATGACAGAACCCTGGTAGACCGAATCTTGGAACCCCAGGATGTTGTCCGGTTTGGAGTCTTCCTCTACACCTTAGGCTGTGTCTGTGCCGCGTGCCTCTACTCCGTGTCCCCTCTGAAGCTAGAGCACTTGGCTCTCATCTACTTTGGAGGCCTGTCTGGCTCCTTTCTCTACACAGGAG GAATTGGATTCAAGTATGTGGCTCTGGGAGACCTCATCATCCTCATCACTTTTGGCCCGCTGGCTGTGATGTTCGCCTATGCCGTCCAGGTGGGGTCCCTGGCCATCTTTCCACTGGTCTATGCCATCCCCCTCGCCCTTAGCACCGAGGCCATTCTCCATTCCAACAACACCAGGGACATGGAGTCCGACCGGGAGGCCGGCATCGTCACACTTGCCATCCTCATCGGCCCCACCTTCTCCTACATTCTCTACAACACGCTGCTCTTCCTGCCCTACCTGGTCTTCAGCATCCTGGCCGTGCACTGCAGcatcagcctggccctgcccctgctcacCATCCCCATGGCTTTTTCCCTCGAGAGACAGTTCCGAAGCCAGGCTTTCAACAAACTGCCCCAGAGGACTGCCAAGCTCAACCTCCTGCTGGGACTCTTCTACGTCTTTGGCATCATTCTGGCACCAGTGGGCAGTCTGCCCAAACTTTAA